The window CCTCTCTTCGGGCTCCTCTCTGACATTAAAGGCAGGAAACGCTACTTTAACATCGGGATAATCTCCTTCATCGCCGGTTCTCTTCTAACCGCAGTCGCCTCATCGATATATGAGATGCCTTTCTACCGCTCCTTAACCGGCATAGGTTCTGCTATTCTCATCGTGAATACACGCTCCGTTATTGTCGATATTTTCCCCTCTAACGAGCGCGGTAAGGCTCTTGGCTGGCATCTGCTCGTTGTCTATCTTGGCCACACTCTTGGCCCTGCTCTAGGAGGAATAATCACCAGTTATCTTGGCTGGCGCTTTCTCTTCATGATGCTTATACCGATCGCGATAGCTACACTGATTGTCTCACACTTTGTAATTCGTGAAACTACTGTAGCTCAAGGGCAGAAGATGGATTGGATGGGCTCTATACTGCTGGCAGTATCACTTATCCTGATCTCCATCGCGATTACTTTTGGTCCGCAGCAAGCTTGGACTAAACTCGACATCATAATCACAAACTTCTGGCTACCGATCGTCAACATCTTCGTTGAGACATTCATCGCCTTCTCGATACCTCTGGTTGAAACGCTAGTGGCCGGATTGATATTCCTAGCTCTCTTCCTAGTGTCTCAGCTGAAGGTCAAGTCTCCTGTTCTGGATCTTCGTCTCTTCGTTAAGAATCGGGAGTTCGCCTCAACAAATCTGGAGGCTCTCTTCATCTACATAGCTCACTACAGCATCTACGTCGTAGTCGCCTTCTACTTGGGGCTGGTCAAACTGATGGATCCGTTCCAGACAGGACTCATACTCGCTGTCTTCCCACTGGTCGCCGCAGTCGTTTCACCTGTAAGCGGCTGGTTCTCAGACCGATACGATCGAAGAGAAGTTAGAATACTTGCGGCAGGTGTAACCGCGCTCTCTCTCCTCTTGATGAGCCGCATAACCGCCGAGTCTTCAATCGAGTTCCTTATCGCTTCGCTGGTAATACTGGGTGTAGGCGTAGGTCTCTTCTCGCCTGTTAACACGTCAGAATGCCTGCTCTCAGTACCGCCCAGCCAGAGAAGTCTTGCGAACGGTGTGCTAGGCATGATGCGATACATAGGCCAAACGTTGAGCTACGCAATCTGTGCATCCATAATAGGTCTCTACCTACCTACAAACCTCTTCCAAGCCGGCGGTAGAATCCTCGTAGAACAATACATATCAGGTATCAGAGAGTCTCTAGTAGTCTCAGCTGCAATCGCCGGCTTAGCGTTCCTAATCGCATTAACGGTTAAACCAACGAAACCTCTCGGCGGTGTATCTGAAGAGGCTGAAAGCGAACCAGCTTAAATAAAAAGGAAGGATGAAAGGAAAGTTCGCAGGCGACTGATGCAATCAGTCGCCTGTTCTTAGCCGCTTTTCAGCGGCTTCTCTCTACTTCACTGATTTTCTTCGTAGGCTTACCAAGGCGATTCCTCCCATCACGATTGCAACAGCGATTGCGATGTAGACTACCTCATCTGTGAATGTTCCTCCGCCGTCGGAAGATCCATCTTCACGTAAAGCGAAGGCCGTTAATGTACCGGGTGTGGGTACAATGATGTCTCCTCCGCCAGAAGGTACGAAAAGCATTGTTACACCTCTTGGGTTCTGGCCGATTGCTACTCCGGCTGCGCCTAGTCCACCGAAGGAGATTGTTCTGAGAAGCTGCCCATTCTGTTCATCTAGCATGTAGAGCGTTCCAATTCTGTCCTGCGCGTAGACAACTCCTCCACTGACGATAATACCTGCTCCTTGGTATGGGTTAGGCATGTTGTATTGCCACTTGATGCTGCCTGAGGTGGCGTCGATGGCGTAGAGCGTCGAGTTTTGGGGTCTGTCCATCACTGGGCCAGCTACCCATACTGTGCTTCCTTTGTACGCGTTCGGAACTGGTCGCCAATCAAAGCATCGGTTCTGAGCCGCAGCAAAAATGGTGTTGTGTGCGACAGCTACTGGCGACTCGATTCCACCGTTTCCTCCGGGACAAGAAACTCCTTGCTGCTGGTTCATCGTCATGTCTGCATCGTTACCTTTGTTCGTGTTGTAGTCGTTGAGATGCGTACCTACCTTTACAGGCTGTATGAGCGGCTGCCCTGTCTCAGCGTCGAGCTCATAGACGTATCCGTTCTTGCTGCCGGTGACTATGACCTTCTTTTCCTTCCCGTCAACCGTAACTTTGGCGAGTATCGTATTCCATCCGAAGCCGTGCTGAGTTACATCGTGAGGTGTTACTTGGTAATACCACTTCATCTTGCCTGACAGCACGTCGAGCGCCACTATTGAGTTGGTGTACAGGTTTGGCCCAGGTCTTCTTGACGCATCTCCATTGCCTGCGAGAGTCAGGCCGATGCCGGGGTAACCAGTCGAGGTATAAACCGTATTCGTGTCTTCATCTATGGAGCTTGAGACCCAAGCTGAGCCTCCCCAGATCTCGCTGCTGTTTCCCCAGTCTCCAGGGTAGAGCTTGATGTTGCCTTTGCTTACGTCTTTGTATCCTTCCCAGCTATCCTTAGATCCCTCAACATCAGGTGGGATAACGAACCAACGCCACAGCAATTCTTTAGTTTGAAGATCGTAAGCTGCGACGAAGCCTCGCGCATAGAAGAGTCCAGCTGCGACAGGTACTATAGCTATCTTCCGCCCGTCCTTCTCATAAATTGTAGGCGCCTCTTCTCCGAAGTATAATCCTCTGTTCCCCGGTACGTCTTTGCAGATATCATCGATCTGCAGCTTCACTTTACCATTGCTCGCATCGAGACCGTAAAGGGTGCAGTCTATTGCTAGCTGATAAATGAGGCCGTCTTTGTATACAATCGCGTGTTGTACTCCAAAGTTACCAATATAGGGCTTCTGAAGCGCCTTAGTTACATTCACCTCGTGGCTCCACAACAGAATTCCGGTGGCGGCATTTACTGCGAACACCTTGCTGTAGGACGCGGCGAAGTAAACTACTCCGTTCACGACCAACGGATTTGTCTCAAGACCCAGTGATGGTTGCAGAATATTGCGATACGGGTTCGAAGGAAGCTGGTAAACCCATTTGAATTCAAGATTCTTCACATTGTCCTTGTTAATCACTGTCTGTGGATTGAATCCAGTGTGTTTGTAATCGTAGCCCGTGGCAACCGAGTCACCTGTGGGCTGCGGCTGCTGCGGTTGTTGCTGGCCCACTGCTGCCTGAGGTACTACGAGTATCATCATGCTGGAGGATAGGATTAGGAGAATTATCGAAGTCGCGAGAAGTCGGGTCATACTTTACAGATGCGGGTCTTGCCATTAATATATTGTTTCCTTTTGTCGAGTGTAAAATGTTCCGGTTTAACCGTATTTTTTCCCGGCGTCTATGAGCATCTTAACATTCTCAAACCTAGCATTGTACGGAACAATATCGTCGTTCGCTAGAATGAATCCGTCACGTCCAACGCTGTCAATCAGCTTCTTGCAGTATGTCTCTACGCTGGCTGGGGAACCTGCTGAGAGAAGGCTTCTCGAGACGTTGCCGTACAGACACATATGACCTCCAAGCAGTTCTCTAGCCCGCTTGATGTTGGTGGCTGGGCTGAGCTCGAGAATGCAGCTCCTTTTCGGCAGATCACGGAAATATTCTAGGAATGGCTCCCAGTCTGTGTCGCAGTGTAGACGAGGCGTAAACCCGTCACGGACAAGTTTCTCAGTGATCTTCTTGAGATGTGGGAAAACGTATTCTAGGAAAAGCCTCTCCGAGAGAAAGGTCGCAGAGGCTCGGCCACAAGGCATGAAAATGTAGTTGCAGCCAACTATACGACTGTGCTTCTCGCCGATCGTGATTGTCTCATCCAAAACCGCGTCGAAAGTCTCTTTCACCTTGTCACCCTGCTTCAGGAGGTCATGCGCCATTCCCCGCCATGTGCGCCACATTGAGAACTGTACGAATGGGGGCCTCACCATGCCTCCACGGTAAACTGGGACACCCTTCTCCTCATCCCAGCGTCTGTAAATGGGTGTAAACGAGGTGAATACCTCATTACTTGTGTTTCTATCTATCTTCTTTCCGAGTCTGTCAAGCAGAACAGTTGCTAAGCTGTACAGTCCGTCTTTAGCGGCTAGATCATAATCCTCAGGTGTCATCACTGGATAGTCAACAACTCTGTGCGGAAGCTGCTCGGGGAAATCTACCCCCGGGAACTGAACTTTAGCCGCCTCAAGCCTGCTCCACCGGGTGCCCATCGTCCAGGATGCGTCCACAGCGTCCCACCCACCCATCTTATCGAACACCTGCTCAATCGCGTTGGATGCCTTTAGAGGATCGAAAGCAAAATCCTTGAAGCTTAGCTCAGTCCAGCGTGCGGCGGCATACTCAAGCCTAATGGTGATTGGAACACGGTCAGGTGTCTTGCACTCAACAGCTCTTCTAAGCCTCTCTCTCGACTGGTTCACTTCTTTAGGCATCCTTAGTTCTTCACATCTCTTCTAAGATATTTGTAGTTGACCCTCTTCCTTTTCTCTAGGTAAGCGATACAAATTCAGTCCACCATTCCCTGATCCGTCTTCTCCTCCACCGCTTTGACGCATTCTCGGAAAAGCTCATCAGCCATTTCAAGCTCAATAAGCGCGTACTGCCTAGCTTCAAACCGTTCCCCGACGATATGCAATCCTCGGCGTGCCTCCGCCAGTATCTCCTTGGGATCTTCTCCATGATCAATCATTTGTTGGATTGCTAGAAGCGTCTGCTTCTCGTCAAGTTCAGCGAAAGCATCTCGTAAGGCAACCATCTATCCGGTACCGTAAACTCGTCAGAGCCAACATAATTATTAAAGGGTTTTGCGGCGGCGGAGTGCTAAAATAGCCGAAGAATGTCTTTTGTGGTGAGATACCGGATGCCGGATGTGGATGTTCTCTTCTTCCAGCCTGCTGTGGGCAAGCAGTACGGAATAATTTCACTTGGCATCCTGAGTCTATCGGCCTATCTGCGGAAACACGGCTATGACTCCCGGATTGTCGTTCTGGTGGATCGGGACACCGAGGAGACTGTGCGGAGGAAGATGCGTCAATTTCACCCAAAGGTTGTTTGCATCAGTCTCCACTGGTACATCCACAGCTACGAAGCGCTGAAGGTCGCGGAGGCAGTTAAAGCCGAGTCTCCTGAGACCAAGGTGGTAGTCGGCGGTCACACATCCACTTACTTCAATAAGCAGATCTTGGATTTCACCTCTGCAATAGATCTTATCGTTAAGGGTGACGGTGAGAAGCCGCTTCTCGATTATGTCTCCACCCTTGATCCGGAGCGGACTGAGAACGCCTCTTTCATGAAGGATGGGGAGTTCGTATCTAAACCGATTACCTACCACCAGACATCTCTTGAAGACCTGAGTGCCGCCAACAAAGACATGAATGAGATGGTTGATGAGTGGGATCACTACCTAAAAACGACTCGTGTCCGCACCTCCGCCCCGATACCGTCCGGCAAAATAGTTGAGAAGGTTTCTACGAAGTCAAGCGAGTTCTACCTATATGTTGGGAAGGGCTGCAGCTACAACTGCTGCTTCTGCGGAACCTCAAAAACCGGCTCCACCAGGATATTCAGCCGCGGAGTCTCGATATTTCGCCCCGTTGAGGATGTTGTCCGAGACGCAAACCTTCTCAAAGATAATGGGGTTGAAAGTCTCTTCCTCGACTTCGGGCCATTCAAAGATGAGATCTATTTCCAGAAACTCTTCGCTGAGCTGAAACCGCTTGATGTTGATCTCACCTTCCTCCCATGGAATCTGCCATCGAACGAGCTGCTATCACAAGTAGGGGAAAGCTTCCGGAATTTCGAGATTCAGATATCCCCTGACAGCGGCTCCGAGCGGCTTAGGGATCAACTTTGCCGCCAAGGCTTCCATAAACAGTTCTATACCAACAACCAGTTGTCGAAAGCGGTCGAGAAGATCGCGGAAATAGGCTCTCCACGTGGAGCACAGCTCTTCCTCTGGTTCATCTGTGGACTCCCCTTCGAAACAGAAGAGGACTTCCAAGAAACCGTCAAACTATCACTTGAGATGAAAAAGCAGTACCCTCAGATATTCCAGAACCCTCAGGATCAGCTCGAATGCGTTCCACTCCGTCTAACACCCGGTTCACCCATCGATCTGTTCCCGAAACGGTTCAATATGCGGCGGCTGAGAAGCAGCTTCAAAGACTACTACGAATACTGCCGCGATCTAGGAGAAGGAAAGATTGAGCATCCGCTGGGGCTGGAGCGTGAAGACCTAACCGAAGCCGGCATCATTAAACGAGCCGTCGAATACAAAGACGCGGTAACCACCGTCTAAAGCATACTCACCGTCACAACTCATCTGCGAAGAGGTACACAATAACAATAACCTAAGAAGCAGCCTGCCGGCTAGGCTTGCATAGTCTGGAACAATGCGCGTCGGGAACGGAACGCTGCTTAAGCCATTTTTCTTCTCAGGATGTCAAGGTACTTCGGTATGTTTCTTGCATCTTCGAGAGTTGGGAAGTACTGCGCATCTTTGGGAACAGGGTTTAAAGTAGCCAATCCTGGTCTAGTAGGGATCTTTCCACCCAAGCCCTCGACCCGGGATTGCCACTCCTCTGAGAGCGCGAAGTTGAATGCTCGTTCAGCCCAATCCTCGTTCTCGCCGCCCTTTACGATTGCAATGGTGGGTGCGAAGGTCGCCATATACGGGACGTCCGCGGGCATTCTGTGAGCTACCGGGCGGCCTTGGATATCTAGGTAGTATGAGATGCAGGCGAGTGTCGCTGGGAGGCCTAGGTAGCTGTTACCCAGCCCGATGTTCAGCGCCATCTCAGGCATGCACATGTAAGTCTTCGGCTTTAGATCCGCAAGCCTTCCGACTACTTCGTTCCACTTCTTTTCGCCGATGATGCGGTTTAGTGCGGTCAAGTATGTGAGTCCCATCTGTCCCTCTACGTTGTTGGTGATTTCGTGGGCTGCTAGTTTTCCTCGCCACTTCTCGTCAAGCGCTTCATCCAATGTGGTGGGCGCCTCCTCTTCCTTGACCAAGTCGGTGTTGTAGGCTAGGCCTACGGGTGATAACGCCATGGCGCACCAAGCTCCCTTAGGGTTATGGAACTCCTTCGGGTATGCGACGAATTCCGGTGAGTCATAGGGTCGTAGGAGGCCGTTGAGCTGGAGGTTCAGGATCATCCAGTGTGGGCCTATCACCAGGTCTGCGGTGCGTTCTCCAGCCTCTGTTTCCTTCTTGATTCGTTCATAAACCATCTTAGGGTGGTCGCGGAAGGTGATCAGGTGAAAATGTTCATCTGCGTATTTCGCCCTCAATGATATGTCGAAGGTGTCGAGAATAAACGAGAATGAAGTGTATACAACGAGTTTGGTCATGTGGTGAGCTTCACTTTTCTGATCCTTTTAAGACTTTATTCTGGTTATGATGCTCTGTTAATGTAGCGGGGTTAAGTGGAGGAGATATTCAGGTTGCAGTGTATCTGATATTATTGGCTGCGGCAGTGTATAGAGTAGGTCAATATTCTAGGTTCATTGCTCTAATGATGTTGAGGATTTTCTTCTCCATCCGGACTACCTTGCCGAGGTAGAGGAGCATCTTAGGCATCGAGCCTGTGAACCTGATTCCGCCTTTAACTACTTCACTTTGCACCCTAAGTTCACCCTTAGCTATCTTCTCCCATTTCTCATAGAGTGCTGTGAACTTGAACTCCGCCTTGTCTTCCGGCCGCGCCTCTCTTGAACTGATTTTTCCGTTTTCCACCTGGATCAGGAACGCCTCGTCTTTATCGCTACTCACTGCGAGTATAGTTGTGTTCATGCCGACGAAAACCTTGGCGAGTTCATCGTCACGGTTAAGCCGTTCGCCTGCTTCCTCAAAGAATTCTTTAGACCAAAACTGAGTCAATTTCTGTTTCGCCGAGCCTGCGTTAATGACCATTAAAGCATTACTTTGCTCGATTCACTTGGACAGATCGACTTGCCTGTCTTGACTAAGTTTTTGGTGTGACTATTGCGTGTTCGAAAAGCGCTTTTGTCGCCGCTGAGTAGGTTTCGAACTGCTCTTGGTTTCTTATTTGTACCAGGCTCTTCGCGGCTTGGTTGCAATATCCGCATACATCGCAGGGTTTTGTCGGGGTGCATCCTCCTTTCTTAACTAAGGCTTTAAAGAATCGGTCAAGCTGATTGTTGTCAATATATACGTCCGGTTTCTTGAGGTCATGAGGTTGGAATCCTGGCATGCTCTGCTGGTTGGCGGCGGAGCGGCCTGACCAGTCGGGGTAGGTTGGGCTGATTAGGTCGAGCAGGTTTCCAGTGTATTTTCTAGTTGAGTAAGCTTCTACTGTCCTTTCGATCCATTCGACGGGCATCTGTCTTCCCTGAATCTTGTACCGGTCGATATCGTAGGTTTTCTCGTAGTACGCCACGTCTTCCGGTCGGATCCATGCTGATTTGAGCAGCTCGGAGGGATCTTCTAGTCGATCCTGCACGCATTCCAGCATGCAGTAATCTACGCCGTCGTCGGCTATGCGAGATCGGTGTGAGCTCACAGTGTGGTGGTAGAGCGAGTATGGGCAGTGGAAGAGGCAGGATTCGTTGACGAGGAGTTCCACCTCGGTTTTACGGGATTTAGAGATGCTTTCGAGGAGTTCAAAGTCACGGTTGGCTCGCGAAGGCAGGTTGATGATGTCGGCGCCGAGTTCCTCCCATCTCTTGAACTTCTGGGCCGTGTCTATTTCTGCGTAAACCGAGATTTCGGTCTTCAAGCTAGGATATTCGCTTTTGACGAGGCGGTGAATATAGGGTGAGGCGACGGTAATGATGTCTGCGCCTGTCTCGTATACTTCTCCGAGGTAGCTGAGGATCTTCTCTCGACCTTCGTTCGTGTAACCTATTTCCCCTAGGCAGAGAGTGTTTGCGAGATAATTCACTTTAATCCCGATTCTATGCGCTTCTTCAGTGAACTCTCTAACATAATCCATGTCGAAGTCTCCGAACTTCTTCACTAACCCCGCGATTCTGCCGTGCCCAATAATCGAGCTTGGCAGCGAACCGTATATCTTGTCGATGCTGCGGTACTTTTTGTTGAATCGCCCGAACTTTTCCAGCAGCTCCATTTCGAAACGACTAGGTACGGATAGCCTCAAGTCGGATA is drawn from Nitrososphaerota archaeon and contains these coding sequences:
- a CDS encoding PQQ-binding-like beta-propeller repeat protein → MTRLLATSIILLILSSSMMILVVPQAAVGQQQPQQPQPTGDSVATGYDYKHTGFNPQTVINKDNVKNLEFKWVYQLPSNPYRNILQPSLGLETNPLVVNGVVYFAASYSKVFAVNAATGILLWSHEVNVTKALQKPYIGNFGVQHAIVYKDGLIYQLAIDCTLYGLDASNGKVKLQIDDICKDVPGNRGLYFGEEAPTIYEKDGRKIAIVPVAAGLFYARGFVAAYDLQTKELLWRWFVIPPDVEGSKDSWEGYKDVSKGNIKLYPGDWGNSSEIWGGSAWVSSSIDEDTNTVYTSTGYPGIGLTLAGNGDASRRPGPNLYTNSIVALDVLSGKMKWYYQVTPHDVTQHGFGWNTILAKVTVDGKEKKVIVTGSKNGYVYELDAETGQPLIQPVKVGTHLNDYNTNKGNDADMTMNQQQGVSCPGGNGGIESPVAVAHNTIFAAAQNRCFDWRPVPNAYKGSTVWVAGPVMDRPQNSTLYAIDATSGSIKWQYNMPNPYQGAGIIVSGGVVYAQDRIGTLYMLDEQNGQLLRTISFGGLGAAGVAIGQNPRGVTMLFVPSGGGDIIVPTPGTLTAFALREDGSSDGGGTFTDEVVYIAIAVAIVMGGIALVSLRRKSVK
- a CDS encoding extracellular solute-binding protein, with the translated sequence MTKLVVYTSFSFILDTFDISLRAKYADEHFHLITFRDHPKMVYERIKKETEAGERTADLVIGPHWMILNLQLNGLLRPYDSPEFVAYPKEFHNPKGAWCAMALSPVGLAYNTDLVKEEEAPTTLDEALDEKWRGKLAAHEITNNVEGQMGLTYLTALNRIIGEKKWNEVVGRLADLKPKTYMCMPEMALNIGLGNSYLGLPATLACISYYLDIQGRPVAHRMPADVPYMATFAPTIAIVKGGENEDWAERAFNFALSEEWQSRVEGLGGKIPTRPGLATLNPVPKDAQYFPTLEDARNIPKYLDILRRKMA
- a CDS encoding U32 family peptidase, whose protein sequence is MRLSVPSRFEMELLEKFGRFNKKYRSIDKIYGSLPSSIIGHGRIAGLVKKFGDFDMDYVREFTEEAHRIGIKVNYLANTLCLGEIGYTNEGREKILSYLGEVYETGADIITVASPYIHRLVKSEYPSLKTEISVYAEIDTAQKFKRWEELGADIINLPSRANRDFELLESISKSRKTEVELLVNESCLFHCPYSLYHHTVSSHRSRIADDGVDYCMLECVQDRLEDPSELLKSAWIRPEDVAYYEKTYDIDRYKIQGRQMPVEWIERTVEAYSTRKYTGNLLDLISPTYPDWSGRSAANQQSMPGFQPHDLKKPDVYIDNNQLDRFFKALVKKGGCTPTKPCDVCGYCNQAAKSLVQIRNQEQFETYSAATKALFEHAIVTPKT
- a CDS encoding MFS transporter — its product is MALIVINLAAFLVSFDTGLVTLILPNIARDFRSDVNVTIWVPLAKVIMMTAFMPLFGLLSDIKGRKRYFNIGIISFIAGSLLTAVASSIYEMPFYRSLTGIGSAILIVNTRSVIVDIFPSNERGKALGWHLLVVYLGHTLGPALGGIITSYLGWRFLFMMLIPIAIATLIVSHFVIRETTVAQGQKMDWMGSILLAVSLILISIAITFGPQQAWTKLDIIITNFWLPIVNIFVETFIAFSIPLVETLVAGLIFLALFLVSQLKVKSPVLDLRLFVKNREFASTNLEALFIYIAHYSIYVVVAFYLGLVKLMDPFQTGLILAVFPLVAAVVSPVSGWFSDRYDRREVRILAAGVTALSLLLMSRITAESSIEFLIASLVILGVGVGLFSPVNTSECLLSVPPSQRSLANGVLGMMRYIGQTLSYAICASIIGLYLPTNLFQAGGRILVEQYISGIRESLVVSAAIAGLAFLIALTVKPTKPLGGVSEEAESEPA
- a CDS encoding B12-binding domain-containing protein; this encodes MVALRDAFAELDEKQTLLAIQQMIDHGEDPKEILAEARRGLHIVGERFEARQYALIELEMADELFRECVKAVEEKTDQGMVD
- a CDS encoding cobalamin-dependent protein (Presence of a B(12) (cobalamin)-binding domain implies dependence on cobalamin itself, in one of its several forms, or in some unusual lineages, dependence on a cobalamin-like analog.), with translation MPDVDVLFFQPAVGKQYGIISLGILSLSAYLRKHGYDSRIVVLVDRDTEETVRRKMRQFHPKVVCISLHWYIHSYEALKVAEAVKAESPETKVVVGGHTSTYFNKQILDFTSAIDLIVKGDGEKPLLDYVSTLDPERTENASFMKDGEFVSKPITYHQTSLEDLSAANKDMNEMVDEWDHYLKTTRVRTSAPIPSGKIVEKVSTKSSEFYLYVGKGCSYNCCFCGTSKTGSTRIFSRGVSIFRPVEDVVRDANLLKDNGVESLFLDFGPFKDEIYFQKLFAELKPLDVDLTFLPWNLPSNELLSQVGESFRNFEIQISPDSGSERLRDQLCRQGFHKQFYTNNQLSKAVEKIAEIGSPRGAQLFLWFICGLPFETEEDFQETVKLSLEMKKQYPQIFQNPQDQLECVPLRLTPGSPIDLFPKRFNMRRLRSSFKDYYEYCRDLGEGKIEHPLGLEREDLTEAGIIKRAVEYKDAVTTV
- a CDS encoding SCP2 sterol-binding domain-containing protein; translated protein: MTQFWSKEFFEEAGERLNRDDELAKVFVGMNTTILAVSSDKDEAFLIQVENGKISSREARPEDKAEFKFTALYEKWEKIAKGELRVQSEVVKGGIRFTGSMPKMLLYLGKVVRMEKKILNIIRAMNLEY